Proteins found in one Microbacterium sp. SSM24 genomic segment:
- a CDS encoding GntR family transcriptional regulator: MIEEGRALFLQIAESVEDSIVDGSLAEESQAPSTNELAAFYRINPATAAKGVAMLVDKDVLYKRRGIGMFVAPGARQRLLTERRAAFADRYIDPLLAEARTLGLGAEDLSELIRDRASAPVAPTTEGDAR; encoded by the coding sequence GTGATCGAAGAAGGCAGGGCGCTGTTCCTCCAGATCGCCGAGAGCGTGGAGGACTCGATCGTCGACGGCAGTCTGGCCGAGGAGAGCCAGGCGCCGTCCACCAATGAGCTCGCCGCCTTCTACCGCATCAACCCCGCCACCGCTGCGAAGGGGGTCGCCATGCTCGTCGACAAGGACGTGCTCTACAAGCGGCGCGGCATCGGCATGTTCGTCGCACCGGGTGCACGCCAGCGGCTGCTCACCGAGCGCCGCGCCGCCTTCGCCGATCGATACATCGACCCCCTCCTGGCCGAGGCGCGCACGCTCGGCCTCGGCGCGGAGGACCTGTCCGAACTCATCCGCGACCGGGCATCGGCCCCCGTCGCGCCCACCACCGAAGGAGACGCCCGATGA
- a CDS encoding patatin-like phospholipase family protein gives MEHPIAFVLGGGGVRGAVEIGMLQALLERGIRPDLVVGTSIGAINGALVAHDPTTRVIAALEDAWMSPEANEVYGDSIAAQLTRLAKTKTHLNSPAPLRRVLERALGADTRFEDLAVPLRVVAASIERAAERVFDSGPLIPAILASASVPGLLPPTRIDGEHYIDGGIVNSIPIEQAIAAGARTVFVLQVGRIESPLVAPRTAVETARVAFEVARRHRFARDVETLPEGVALHVLPSGGALAGDDSLRSYRRLDTVRTRIAQAHDASAAFLGDRGIGGDA, from the coding sequence GTGGAGCATCCGATCGCCTTCGTGCTCGGCGGCGGCGGCGTGCGCGGTGCCGTGGAGATCGGCATGCTGCAGGCGCTGCTGGAGCGCGGCATCCGTCCCGACCTCGTCGTCGGCACGTCGATCGGCGCCATCAACGGCGCCCTCGTCGCCCACGACCCGACGACTCGTGTGATCGCCGCGCTCGAAGACGCGTGGATGTCACCGGAGGCGAACGAGGTCTACGGCGACTCGATCGCCGCGCAGCTGACGCGCCTGGCGAAGACGAAGACGCACCTCAACTCCCCGGCGCCGCTGCGCCGGGTGCTGGAGCGCGCGCTCGGCGCCGACACCCGCTTCGAAGACCTCGCGGTGCCGCTGCGCGTGGTGGCGGCGAGCATCGAGCGCGCCGCTGAGCGGGTGTTCGACTCCGGTCCGCTCATCCCGGCGATCCTCGCGTCGGCCTCGGTGCCCGGACTGCTGCCGCCGACCCGCATCGACGGGGAGCACTACATCGACGGCGGCATCGTGAACTCGATCCCGATCGAGCAGGCGATCGCCGCCGGTGCCCGCACGGTGTTCGTGCTGCAGGTCGGGCGCATCGAGTCGCCGCTCGTCGCACCGCGCACGGCGGTCGAGACCGCGCGCGTCGCCTTCGAGGTCGCCCGGCGCCATCGCTTCGCGCGCGACGTCGAGACTCTTCCCGAGGGCGTTGCGCTGCACGTGCTGCCCAGCGGGGGCGCGCTCGCCGGGGACGACTCGCTGCGGTCGTACCGCCGCCTGGACACCGTCCGCACGCGCATCGCGCAGGCGCATGACGCGAGTGCCGCCTTCCTCGGCGACCGGGGGATCGGAGGCGACGCGTG
- a CDS encoding ABC transporter ATP-binding protein — translation MTAVIEVQGLTKRYRETVAVDDVSFTIEKDTIYGLLGRNGAGKTTVMSILTAQNFATRGDVRVFGEHPYENAKVLGRMCFVRESQKYPDDAKPGHAFKIARLFFPRWDQTIAERLIADFQLPMNRRIKKLSRGQLSAVGVIIGLASRAEITFFDEPYLGLDAVARQIFYDRLLEDYTEHPRTIILSSHLIDEVSNLIERVLVIDRGRIIMDEDTDVVRDRAANIVGDTAAVEAFTAGRDVIHRESLGRVSSVTIVGALTPADREQLREAGLEAGPVSLQQLIVRTTQHAGGASDASPLEEGALR, via the coding sequence ATGACCGCCGTGATCGAGGTCCAGGGGCTCACCAAGCGCTACCGCGAGACCGTCGCCGTGGACGATGTGAGCTTCACCATCGAGAAGGACACCATCTACGGACTGCTCGGCCGCAACGGTGCCGGAAAGACGACCGTGATGTCCATCCTCACCGCCCAGAACTTCGCCACCCGCGGCGACGTCCGCGTGTTCGGCGAGCACCCGTACGAGAACGCCAAGGTGCTCGGGCGCATGTGCTTCGTGCGCGAGAGCCAGAAGTACCCCGACGACGCCAAGCCCGGTCACGCCTTCAAGATCGCGCGGCTCTTCTTCCCCCGCTGGGACCAGACGATCGCCGAGCGGCTCATCGCGGACTTCCAGCTGCCGATGAACCGGCGCATCAAGAAGCTCTCGCGCGGCCAGCTCTCGGCGGTCGGCGTGATCATCGGGCTCGCGTCCCGAGCCGAGATCACGTTCTTCGACGAGCCGTACCTCGGCCTGGATGCCGTCGCGCGGCAGATCTTCTACGACCGGCTCCTCGAGGACTACACCGAGCATCCGCGCACGATCATCCTCTCGAGCCACCTGATCGACGAGGTCTCGAACCTCATCGAGCGCGTCCTCGTGATCGACCGCGGCCGCATCATCATGGACGAGGACACCGATGTCGTGCGCGACCGCGCCGCGAACATCGTCGGCGACACCGCCGCTGTCGAGGCCTTCACGGCCGGCCGCGACGTGATCCATCGCGAGAGCCTCGGGCGCGTCTCCTCCGTCACGATCGTCGGGGCCCTCACGCCCGCAGACCGCGAGCAGCTGCGGGAGGCCGGCCTCGAGGCCGGGCCGGTGTCGCTGCAACAGCTCATCGTCCGCACCACCCAGCACGCCGGAGGGGCCTCCGATGCGTCCCCGCTCGAGGAAGGAGCCCTGCGATGA